tggggcacgcaatgtaaaaaaaaatctggatttTGGGCCTGATAAATTAAGGTCAAGCATGAAGATATCCCTCATTAGCAATCACTGGGATGGACTACATTTATTTGTCATAAAAAGTCTAAAGAGACAATTCTAAGTTGCCTTAAAATTACTACCGGGAATCCATCTTTGGTGTCATGGATGTGgccaacccaagaaatcatataatttttttcaatactttttgattttttttcttggtgccaaatttttccctgacctccgaataatttccctgactttccatgaccactatgagcttccctgacttttccctgactttccctgactttccagaaagtggacaccctggcaatgtaactaaaatcgcatgcgaggttgcacgccgtctaaatcaggccttacagTTCGATACCTACACGCTAGCCATCGCCGCGGTATCATACCTGCATTCTCGGCGAGCGTAGAGGGCACGACCTCCAGCGCGTCGGCGTAGGCGCGCAGGCAGTAGTGGTCGGCGCCGGGCGCCGCGAGCGCGGCGCGGGccagcgcggcggcggcggcggcctcgggcgcgccgccgccgggcAGCAGCGCGGGGCGGCGCGCCACGCAGCGCACGGCGCACAGCGCGTCGTGCAGCGAGCGCGCCGCCTCCGCCACCACCGCGCGCCCGCCCCCGCGCACCAGCACCGACACCGTGCGCCCGCCGCTAGAGCACCCGCTCATCTGCGAATTTATCAACTTTGTCCGTTTAGTTGTCCGACGAAACTTTCCTCGTCCccgaaaaaaatcataagtagtATTCGAATGCCGCCTTCGGCCACACCGATGTTACGATCCTCGGAAATGATCATAATACAAAAATGGTGCCGATGATGCGGTCGCGGTCGGCACGCGAATTAACAGCCGAAAAACATCTAACCGTGAAAGAACTCGAAGCTCCTCGACCGAATCCAAATTAATTACATTCTCAGCTATGAAGTGGTCGAGCGAGGCGATAAACCGACGATCCGATAAAGACAAACGTCTCGCACGTGTCACACGCGCCTCGAAAAACTCACCTTGATGTACTTGCCGGAGGGTTCGTTGACCTCCTCCACCAGGTCTACGTTGACCAGGTTCTCAGCGGTGAAATGGTCGAGCGAAGCGATGGGCCGGCAGCCGAGCGTCTTGCACACGAACTCGATATCCTCGCGTTCGATGTCTTTGATGACCATGCACTTGATCTTGTCCAAGAAGTGGACGGCCAGGTCACTCAGCGCGTCTCTGGAGGAATGAAATAGGTCATTCAAATATATtcatgtatttttttactaatatCCAAAATGAAcatataatgataaattacCAGAGAACTAGAGGAGAGGTCAAAGCCAAAACTAATAAAATTTCACTCCATCCCCACCCAAAAGCCTTCAAAAACCCCTGACATAATGAACACCCTTATTAGCTTTTGCATTAAAAGCCTCCTTCCATTATTTCGGTTCCAGTCATTTAGAAGCAGTTTTCGCTATGCTGCATCTAAATGATGGAACAATTTGCCGCCACCCGTAGTTAACTGTAAGTCCCTGGCGGGTTTCAaactactattattattaaaagaTAGGGTTTAAAGAGTCCCATGACGGAATTGGCTTGTCAGTTCTTCGGCACTGTTACTTTTCTAACTGACAGGCCATGACCGTCTGATTCATTTAGTTCGCCAAATTGCTCAAGTGTATCAGAACCAGTTCTCAAGGATCAAACCTGAACTGACCTGAGAATGGACTTCTGCACGAGCAGCACGTTGCAGCCGGCCTTCTTGATCTGCTTCACGATGTTCAGGATGTACTGACGCTCCTCCTTCAGCACGCGGTCCATGGCGGCGTAGTCTGACACGATCACGTTGTGGTCCATCTGTGTACGGAAAACCATAAGGCCTAATTTACATGATACGATCTCGCATGAGAGTTTCTTAACACTGCGGAATTTAATCAGCTGGTAAAGTTTTAATGTATGATGATCCAAATAGTCCAAAACCCGACTTACAGAAAGACATTCTTATGGAACATAGGACAGTATGAAAATTGAAAGTACGAGAAGCATAAATGCGAGAAATGGAAAAAGACCTCAATAGTACGTAAGGTTAAACAATACCGTTTTCATCAGTGACATGAAAGACGTCTCTAGTTTCAACAACACTCACATCAGTCTTTGGCGGCGATATGCAGAACTGTATAAGTCCAACTTTGGCCTTCTCAAGCCGGTGCGGTCCGTTGACGTTGGCCGCGCGGTGCGGGATCACCAGGCCCTGCACGAGCTCGGTGTCCTCGACGGTGCCGCCGAGACGCTCCAGCACCTTAACGTCGCGGAGGTCCACGCGTGCGCCCACGCCGCCCACTATTGGCTCCATCACTGAAAGTGGACCGACAGTTAGTACTCTCACATCACAAAGGAGTTTTTTAAAGTGTTTGGCTAACGGAGCTGTTAGAGATTTTATTTAAGAGAAGAGAATATGTAATTGAACCCATTTCCTCTGCACAAATCTACAAAAATCCATGTACATTCCATCCAGCTTAGTAGATTAATTTTAAGATAAGAGcaatataagacaaactttttCAAGATGTGATGATGAAACTAATTGACACTGCAACCACTCTGTAACTACAAATAtgaattaacactttcgctaccaagaacccgactgtcgggtacaccgctcgtagaagcgtagccgattacatgggtttccccgtatgtagcgaaaatgtcgtagcgccgcgtagagcccggtttcgaaagtgttaataaaatacatttgataACCCACCAGCGCGAATAGCCTGGACAGCAATAGGAGCCAAAATGGTTGAATGCTGAGACACAACTTTAGAGTTGAGGGAAGTGGCAGCTGCCTGCAGCAGAGCATCCTCATTCGCCAGGTCCACGGGAGTCGCCATGCCTTCAACCACCTAGGACAATGGCAAATATATTAGAACAATGTACAAATTATAAGTTAAAAAGTGTACCATTACAGCATTTTGAGTTGTCACCTTAAGGGACGGTCTCAATCTAAAGGTACCGCATTGTCAATTAGCATAAGgacatcgatctaaactacctagatgcaccatcatggcttagaatgtgtccgcagcaaattgtgcttgaaaatgttctaagcacaattgggcggtcagtagcgcttcatccgccgtgtcggcaacatgcctaagtgctccgtaaaaaagtgcaacgtatcgtatttccggtaagtaattgttaataattttataatgttatgcatttgtggccaaaatggcttcctaacttactaaaaacatttattttctagaataattaaagtaaattccttgatttggtcttacgcagtttgtctccttctctcgcgctatactagtaatgagcggacggcgacaaaagatggatgaagtggaacatagttaaaaatggaatgatggagtcgctaatttatattttttgtaaaagaagcctatttcatattattagtgtatgtatttatttattattatggaccaataagtctgaaataaatgatttcaattcaataatattaatacatatcttataaattactttaattataaaaagaaacaacccgggaatagcaaattcgtttttaagtaatgaaaaaggtttttattccagattcccaaaacaagacgttgaaagggaaaaatggcgcaagattatagctgaagagcggagagaagatttacccacacaaagctttgaaagaaattatgtagaataataaattaatgtcatcattcaattcttctttgttttaatagctacttaatccatattctccaagtgcaccatccctcacacacaccacatacaatccctcaactgtttaccttcacataatcgctacacatacactcactacacgcacacacacacatatgttatatatattagacgaccggtctggctcagtcggtagtgaccctgcctgctaagccgggtagagcatttatttgtgtgagaaTTTtgttcagaatctgtcaaagttgtatttatctatttaagagggggtagagcagggagaattttcctgtcattaccccattacacacaaacacccttcactcacactacctcaatttactgtgaaaggtcagtgacccttaatttttttcaagagtgttattttgagtttgtagtcaactactaacctcctttgagaaattaaaactgtaaaaaaggtagcatacaagaagacagagaaaaaatacgcatcatctagctttccttctctgttcatgtctcatgtgaatttaatttacctaaatatgtagataacgttccttattcaattgattgtttatctaggtgtatttcaaattactttgcactacattttgcgttacttttctatacttagattaaaaatcgtcagcctgcctatccccgcaaacattattcaaagacgtgtgtgaagggctaaaggccgatacctccaggcagacaattattatggtcgcgtgataaatgataaaacatcagccctatcacactatttgtaagtgcgatagggacggcccgatgttataccatttatcgcgcgaccatgattgccctgccggtcttcggaggcctgtgctgtgcattacgtatatgcggggtgtattaaagactaacagataggtactttattctttttggtcgttaggttttttatcaatttatcatttattttgatacaaaaataaagtatgtgtataaaataaaaacctaatgaatagagtacagctagcagcagtcatgtcagagacacaaagaaagacagggaatatcgacgcatatcttatcttatccaatactgccatcgccatctgcatcagactcttgatcttacccaatttctgaGTCCCTTccagttccttgagttgaaaatgttgaaactcatacttagtattaaataaaccacaaatacatataaaaatcacaatataattttaaataatggcttgggccctgtaccagttgcagtcgctacgtctgtaaagccccttgtagtttcttttaaatggctaaatacctagatgtcatgtcatacacatctgtgatgtaactgaaaattaaaaaacatcgctcagagataaggttcaaattagaatggcaaaaaatacagtgcagtcaaaataccatcaaaatacgaaaaagcatatgtcaatgtcaatatcactgccgtatgccgtatttcaggccataagggctgttttctcaaatatgaaaaaatctcaaaagcagaactttaaatagtattttatgcaacaggcgtttaaaggagatcaaaaaagacgagtggcgtgggtaacaatttgaggcgaagccgaaaattgttattaagacgccacgagtattttttgactcagttaaacaccgttgcatacaatactttttttacgaccatgcacttagtttttaataggtttcttgaataactttcgtgaaattcacactgtttcctgtattttgacgcaaaggtttgcactgtcagctcagctgcccaaagccttcccgcgcacgcgcgccgtatcgttataaagcgttgccatggttacagagccaaacaatgcgttttcaattttttcgatactgcgcgcatgcgcggaaagtcggcggacactggctctggggaatagacttttatgtagggttttaaagatctatgcacgaccctgtaaatgacgaataatacatagttcgggagtagaaaaaagactttctaggaaaattattttgaacttgataggtagaacaatttttaaaagttgtacaaaaaaaatctgaactaagtttgtaactatatgaaaagtattttttatcttagattgcatattttatatgcatattatcgtaacgaattttctttcaaataaaaagagaattattagaataggttgacggtgtcta
This genomic window from Leguminivora glycinivorella isolate SPB_JAAS2020 chromosome 1, LegGlyc_1.1, whole genome shotgun sequence contains:
- the LOC125226387 gene encoding T-complex protein 1 subunit delta, with the protein product MAPKAGGDSAKVNSAVYKDKSKPTDIRLSNINAAKAVSDAIRTSLGPRGMDKMIQAANGEVTITNDGATILKQMSVIHPAAKMLVELSRAQDIEAGDGTTSVVVIAGALLDSAEKLLQKGIHPTVISDGFQKALQMALQVVEGMATPVDLANEDALLQAAATSLNSKVVSQHSTILAPIAVQAIRAVMEPIVGGVGARVDLRDVKVLERLGGTVEDTELVQGLVIPHRAANVNGPHRLEKAKVGLIQFCISPPKTDMDHNVIVSDYAAMDRVLKEERQYILNIVKQIKKAGCNVLLVQKSILRDALSDLAVHFLDKIKCMVIKDIEREDIEFVCKTLGCRPIASLDHFTAENLVNVDLVEEVNEPSGKYIKMSGCSSGGRTVSVLVRGGGRAVVAEAARSLHDALCAVRCVARRPALLPGGGAPEAAAAAALARAALAAPGADHYCLRAYADALEVVPSTLAENAGLNPIETVTELRAAHAAGGAGAAGAGVNVRRGRVTDMRQEHVLQPLHVTASALGLATETVRAILKIDDIVNTMN